In Carya illinoinensis cultivar Pawnee chromosome 7, C.illinoinensisPawnee_v1, whole genome shotgun sequence, the following are encoded in one genomic region:
- the LOC122317112 gene encoding monothiol glutaredoxin-S1-like: MDVVTRLVAEKPVVIFSKSSCSCMSHSIKSLIAGFGANPAVYDVGGIPNGQQIERALSERGCQLPAVFIGQTFIGGTREVMSLNLRSELVPLLRRAGAIFL, translated from the coding sequence ATGGATGTAGTGACGAGGCTGGTGGCCGAGAAGCCTGTTGTCATCTTCAGCAAAAGCTCCTGTTCTTGCATGAGCCACTCGATCAAATCTCTTATAGCTGGCTTTGGGGCTAATCCTGCAGTTTATGATGTGGGTGGGATCCCAAATGGACAGCAGATTGAAAGGGCACTGTCAGAAAGGGGGTGTCAGCTACCTGCAGTGTTCATAGGGCAAACTTTCATTGGTGGTACAAGAGAGGTCATGAGTCTCAACCTCAGGAGCGAGCTTGTCCCCTTGCTTAGAAGGGCTGGAGCTATATTTCTCTAA